One Amia ocellicauda isolate fAmiCal2 chromosome 13, fAmiCal2.hap1, whole genome shotgun sequence genomic window, ACAGATATTCATGATTAATAaccaaaaaagggaaaacatgaGAAGTGTACATGTGATATCACTGATGATACGCATCTTTCAATACAGAATCACTAAAAGTAAAAATTGACAGAAGCGCTACTCTGCAGTTTAACGCCGCCGGCGCGCACCAGAAACCACGATACACTGGCTGCTCAGACTGCAGACAGAATACGCAGATTGAGTGTCTCGGTCTTCTGCATGCTCACTGAAAAACTGGAGTTAACGATATCCATGGACGACAATACTACGCATGTGGATGTAAATGTAACTTTCCACTTTCCAGTACAGAGAACGCACAGGTGACAGTATCAGCAGCTGTGAATACACGTAAAGAGACGGCTGAGATTAGGTAAACCAAGCATGACAAAGAAAGAGGTGTCACCAACTTCTTGGTACAACAGCACATGACAGGACCCCCAAACCTAAGTGTGGAGGGCTGGCTAAATTGGTCCTCTGAAAACTGCAGATTAAGGCAACTTCGGTGTGAATTGGGTATGACTGTCCATTACCGAACAGGCACGATATCCCCCAGCCTTCCTCCTAAGAAGATAGGATGCGATGCAAGATGGCATGGAGACAACTTTACAGGAAAGCCACTGACAGAAATGGGAGATCAAGGCCACTTGGAAGAGTTGGCTACCATCTAAAAACCTTCCCTTCAGGATACTGCCTGAGCGAATCAAAAGGCGGAGGCCCATTCGCTGGTGCCGGAGGACTGGAAGACTGGTTCAGGGAGGGGCACTTGAGGTGAGTGGCATGCGTGTGAAGATCGAGGAAGGGGCGTTGGGTGTCCGGCTGGCCAGCTGACCCTCAGTGCTGTGGACAGTCTCTCGTGGTCACAGTGCCGTCCTCCATGCCAAAATACACCCGCTCTGCCATGCTGATGAACAACCCCGTCTCCACCACACCTGCACAAGGCATGTCAGATAACAGCACTCAGCACAATCTCACAAAGGCATACATACTACCTTTAACTGGGAAAGTTTGCAGAATTAGTTTTCTTTCCAAATCAAACCAGATAAGCTCAGAAAGCTTGGCACACATTCCTTCTGGAGTCTTTACGGTAAACACACTTCACTCATTAGCATAAAAGCAGAAAAGATAGGGGCCAGCAGTACCTGGGATCATTTTGATTGCAGTATTCACCTCCTTCCAGTTCTGCACCTTCTCAAACTTCCAGTCCAAGATGAAGTTACTGTTATCAGTCACCACTGGGCCCTGGGGTAACGAAACACAAAATCAGCAACACAAGCACACACCCCTTTACCTACAGTGGAGTCCTCAACAAACAACAAGGACGTTATTAGATCATGACTAGCGTTTCCAAAACCGGGAGAAAATTCCAGGCCCAggtttttggagtttaaaatgtataaatccgTGGCCCCCGGGGCACCTGGGCTTgatgacattattattttacaggcatacaaataggaaaaataagcaaaatggaaacaaaaataagaaaataaaaacactaagcttattattaattaattctcatagttattatgtattgatcatttgtataaactgaAGAGACCTCGTAGcgcccccagctgtttgcaataccTTGTCTGGatactttttgcatttggcAGATTGGCCGTTTACTTCTTGTAGGAAGCAGAACCAAACCGAGCTTGGATCCAAACATTTTTCTTGAACTCCTCGTATTTTGCAACAgtgctcaattatattgtatGTTTTGCCGACAGGTTACTGAATGAACATCAATCTTCTCAACGAATGAAAAAATACACTAAAGTATACAAGAGTCCGCTATTGCGCTGTGCAATGTTTCCCCCCATCCACCCCATTTTATACCGATGCCAAACCCGGGCTTGTGGGGTTGAGACATTTTCGGTGCCCCGGGTCCCCGGGCTGGAAACACTAAACATGACAAGCATTAATGCATTATCTATTATATTTGTTAAGACTTTTTAAGCATGAACACATTTAAACTTGTCAGGGGATTTTATTGGTTTCATCTTCTGACATGTGATCTATATAAAAGGACCATCTTATACCACCCTGGGCTCCAAAGCAGTAGCAGGGAGATCTCGTCTCTGTAACCAATCTCtaaataatgcaataataaaataaatattgtattaagCATTGTTTCCTAAGAGGATTCCTTATCACGCTTAGTTACATTTGCACTGAGTATTTATCACATTAATCATGCTATATTAAATAAAGGTTAAAATCACTGTAACAGTTTCAGAAGGGGGAATTAGAACTGGGACACatgaggacacacacacagcttcctAGCACAAAGTTCAGCGCTGCCACAGAGTGATGAAACCAGAAGCAAAGGGTCAGTGAGGGCAGCAGGGGAAGACAAGAGGAACTGTATGGCTGGCAAGTAGCACCGAAGGCAGTAATGAAACAAATAGTGACTGAACCGAAATATAAATTTGATCCAATAAACAGTACGTCCCAGATGGTATCCATCAAAGACTGGACCTCCGAGTGTTAGTGTCAGGTCCTGCCTGATGCGGAAATCTAAACtgctctgtactttgctccCTCATGCTGGGTCTCACCGCTTTGCTGACGGCCATGCGCAGCTCCGCCGCCCCCCCAAACCGCCGCTCGATCGCCCTGGCAACGGGCACGTAAGCCATGGGGATGACCTCAATGGGCACGCCCTTCTTCCACTGCTGCCCGAGGGCCTTGGAGTCCTTCCTGAGGAGAGGACAGAGAAGGGAAAGCAGTCAGAGCCAGAACACAGCAACCCGAGCCAGGTGCACACCggccacaacaacacacaccaaaacGTGTTGGGAAGGGCTGCAGTATCTTCTGCTTTTTGTGCCAACTGGGgctctcaattaattaattaagctaGATATTtcatcaaatacacatgtaaatcaTTTGAAGGGTTCCTTCATGGCTTAGATGTTTGAGTCAAGGCACACTCCCTGTAACAATTTGTAGCAGaagtatttaaattattcattaATCCAGAGGTTCCTAAACTTTTTGGCTGGCGCCCCAACGCTCAAAGATGAATACACTTTAACAGTCACTTGCATTTAACTTTTCACACTATTATTTGTCCTTTTACATTGGCAATACCAGAATCTCTCTATGCATCGACCTATTCtcaagccccattcacactgaaatgccggcAAATTGCCGGCAACGTTTGTCTGCTTTTCCCTCCGttgccccccattcacactgggtttgaatgccggaaaattgcaggcaaggatgcattcacacagaaaacacactGCCAGCAAGAGTGCTGTGGCCCAGGGGACGAGACGctacagaagcctgtggatCCGGAGAGCAGACCCAGACCGGCACTCCGGACATGTCTGTACAAGTGTGATCATTTCCCCATTAAAAGATATGGCagaagcagtaaaatactccgaGATGGATCTTTAGGAGAagtcacactactgtgttattgtatatttttatataggcaaaacaatcaccattaaGCAGTgcaacactgattataatattcacaaatatagtagcctattgttgtgttctgtataactgcatacagtgcGTTTAAATAGACAGTTGGATGCGTCACTATTCAGACTGTCATTcaattttgaaaatgaattgctttgctggtcagatctgcgtACATTGTGCACAACGTGAATGCACGCgtgtattatttggttgtatcgGAAAtagtcaaatgtgttagactacaCGTAATAACTTTattgccgtcattattattatttatttattggcagacacccttatccagggcgacttacaaataagaatacaaagtgcaaaactacagtacagttcaaagcataattaaatttacaaattacacacatgtataggaaatatacagtaaacacctagtcatatgtatttgttattgtatgagttatgctgccatttcttatatgcattaatcctgtaaaatgtaaatatccggtgTGTCATTAATACAAAAGGAGCCGAACTCACTTATTGTAATATGAtcggagtcctgagaaaacatggAAGTGaatcacaaaaacaaacccGAGTTACAAAATGAGCAGTTTGTACACAAGGCAAGTAAGAATGGCAAGCACacgatacattgtttcaaagcaaatgaACCGAACCGATTTTGTTTGAAACAAACGTAGTGTGAGggggtaacacgtttgcctgtatagcgataatatattttgtatgattacataacttctgacatgtgtgacaatagttagcattccATACGCCAACCTGtgggttcatcaataacatgcagaattgctgcgactatttttttcaacctccgccatttctaacAACCCGGTCCGTTTCTTGTTACGGTCACAAGCTCTTGATcaaaaggtggcttaacctttgTGTTGTGGATGCACAAATGCAACCATATTCTGATTCGTTGCATCAGTTAGCTGATGCACTGCGTCAATTAGCAAGGACTTGACACTGAATTTGCCAGCAATCAAATTCCGgctacattcacacagacacgttGCCGGCAACAATATGCcagcaattgtttcagtgtgaatggggtttcaCTCTATTTAGCTACTTGCATAGTTCTCAAGTCTCACACATCGAGGCTCCATGTCACACCTTGTCACTAAAATCTCATGCATTTGCCCAAAACTATCTGTGTGCATCCCCCGTGCAAGATTAGCCTACCATCTGTACAATCAAGGGAAGTATAAAGTTGATTATTTTCTTCCCACACCTCTGAATTCCAGATATTTGGCCAGGAACTTCATGGACATCTTTTCACTGTCTGCCTCACTTGCGGTTGATGAACTGCTCAAACTCATCAATAACATTTTTTGATTAATgccgttttattttttgttaatgcttTTCCAAAACATTGCAGCACAGATTCCTGGGGAGCTCCTTTCCCATTACTATATTTTGGACCTGCAAGTTTAAGATTATGCAGTTATGTTACTGTAATTATCACCACACATACACTGCTGTGCATTTTGGTTTGAAACCACCAATACGCTACAGTCCTATATTCTGATTGGCCATTACCGTATATggaataaaccaataaacaagAGCCATTTCCCCTCTTGAGTCATGactgtagtttgtttttaaatgtatgaaagtGTTGAAAAAGTTCCACAGAGATGGGTCgatgcaaaataaatcagtctaTCCGATTTCAGCGGGGCAGCAATGAACGGTTGTTGGATCCCCTCGTGGATTGTGTTTCTGGTCTTGAATTTTTACACGTGCAACACGGGCACGCCCTACAGTGTGGGAACCTCTGCATTCATCTGTTAAGTTACTGGGCACCTGGTTGGACCCAGAAGACACTGCTCTTATATTCTTCGCTGAACTATACTGtacaaacactgacctgtagtCTGCAATGACAATGAAGCACTTGGCACAACCGGCAACAACCTTCTCCTGAGTTAAACAGCCCCTGCAGTCCAaggggaaaacaaatatttaatgatttagTGAAAAATCTATTGAAGAATAGTTTGCACAATGTCAAACACATCTTTAATCTACATGAAACACATAATACAATCTTGCTTGCATTTGTGAGTTACTGGAATTTGCAGCTTTTCCATGGCCTCTAGTTCATAATCTAAACTTCTCTTTTAAGGAATAAACCTGGAACATAACTATTTAATTAAAGAATAGCTAAACTGAAAATGACCATGTCAAGTTACATAAACTGCAGTGGTGACTGGTCAGAAATGACAGCTATAGTTGCCAGAGTTTAAACACAGCGAGAGTCTCTCTCACCCGCCACCCTTGATGAGGTTGAGCTCAGAGTCGACCTCGTCTGCCCCATCGATGGCCACGTCCAGCTGTGGAAAATAGGCAGTCACCATCTCACAGCTCACACCAACAACACTGGCCACTGTCTCTCACACAGGGATCGAATTGCCTTTGTGTGGCCGTAATGCCCCGctccaaaatgtatttcttgcGGCCAAAATGTAATTCTCCTGGCTGGCTGCCAATGAAAATCACGCTGCTCTGGCCAATCGCTGCGCTCTGACCGGGCCCCAGAGCACCGGTCACTGCAGGCGGTAGGATCTCAATCCTGATTGGCCAGTTCTTTTTGGTCAAAGCAGCAGCTCCGAGTCCAACACAGCGGGGAACAGCACGTCTTTGAATTTCGGTAACATTGTTagctaacaaaaaaacaactttaaaataacttttttcatgttaaacagtaacattatatattaaataaataatactgaacacaaaataaatgtttattacagTTAAATAACTAGTATTTACATCTCTAGCCATTACCAGTTTATTATGTGTTTTACCAACAAAGACAAAGTTAGAGTGAGAATAAGTTTGAGTGagtacagattttttttctatgGTAAATTATCAGTGGACAATATGCCTATTGTGTTTAATTTCTCTTATTGCACGTTTGCTGAAAATCCAAAATAAAACACCAGAAAGGACCTTATTGTTCTGTACTCccggttttatttgttttcatttcaaaaaCTAGCCTGTCACAATGCGTATGAACTCGATGCACTGAAGGCAGTACTACTGGAGTAAATTGTCCAATTTTTTAACAGGACACTCACTGACAAATAGAACTTTAgatttgaaattattcaagGACTATAGCCAGGGTTAAAGGACAGACTGTCAGCTTTAATTGATGGttcttattatattattaataatatggtTGAACAACTTTTTTGCCACTGTACcaaccctgacacacacacacacatgttggTAGAAGGTAGGAGGAGAGTGGCTATGTCCACCAATTATGAATTCTTAGCCACTTTTGTCATTAGTTACTAAGGCATGAGGAGGACatacacattttcttaattCCCTCTTTTACAGTAATTGCTACTGTTTTTCTTAACAGAATATAGTGTGTTTTGGATTCCAAAGCAAATTAAATGATATTTAGCTTAATGGCCTTGGTGCCTGGGCTGAAGGCCATGGTGCCCTTGCAAATTGGGCCCCTCCTTAAGGCCAAGTGGCCTTGCCCCTAAAATCACAAAATTCTAAGCCTGCTCTCACAACACATACAAATTAGAGGACAGGCCATAGGGACTTTTAAAGCAAAAATGACTCCCCAAAAGAGGATTACAAGGTAAATTACACAAAGACCTGATGACTGGACATGAACACAGCAATTTTGTTTAAACTTTTTGATCCACAGAATACTTTGCCTTGCTTTTTGACCTCCACACAAAATCCAGTGGCAATTCAAAAGATATGCTTAAGGGTTAAAAAtctaaatgtgtattttcctAATCTCACAGAAGAACTTAATTGCAAACTACCTAGCCCGTTTTTAAAGCAGACTCTCTGGGATCGTAAAAATATTTAACCTAAAGAGTAAGATTGGCCTAATTATTCCACTCACGTCAGGACAAAATAACAGTTTCTTCAAACATTGCACTTATACTCGCCTTACTTGAGATACGCTTGGTTAGGTGGCTGTCTGTACTTTCAAATTCAGGATTATCACAATTATAGTTATTCTGACTTCATTAGATCCATCTCCCACTTTATGAAATGTACCCATTGGCAACATGCAGCTGAAAAAGTTTCAGTGTTTTGCTTCATAACAGAAGGGTTGCATACCTCCGGGTGTCTGTCGAGGTCAGTCAGCGTGAGACCATGCTGCAGAATCAGCTGGCGAGCCtgagaaagaggagagagaattCACAGTGAGACAAACACCAGAGAGGTCACTTGCTGTTTTTCTAAATgaatgacaaaaacaattttCCCATCACGTAAATCCTGCATATATAATGAATTTGTTATAAATTTGCCAATAGGTTCTACATGTTTGGTAAATAAAGCCTGTGCCTTAAAAGTGAGTTGGTAATATGGAATGGATATTAATTTGGAAACTGGACTGAAAAGCAGGATTAGTTCCATAAAGCAGAGCACAGCCGGACCCTAACAACAAGGTCCTAAGAGTGGTCAGCTTTTTTACCTCAACAATTCTCAGAAGTAGGTTTTCATTCGTACAAATGTAAAATCCGACCTAGAGCAATTGTGTAATGCTGTGTGAACACCACAGCTGGGTCAATAAACAGAATTCTCTGCCTGCCCTCCCAGTTGTAAAGGTCATCACAACATCATGATAAGGGGGTACAAGGGTACAGAAACAAAGCATGAAGAGAATTACTTCACAAATATTTCAATGCAAGTCACATTGCTCGATCATTCCTTAATCTCTGACACTGGCTTGTTTCGTggatgcagacagacagacactgacctGGAAAGACGTGGGGACACACACTATGTTCAGCTTCTCTTGTCGCACTCTCTCCGCTGAAAGACACACAGAAACCAACACCCTCTTTCACCCGATTTCCACAAGTTTCCAGATGGAAAATTTCCCATCACAGTCAACCAACCCAACGGGAGATGTAAATGATAAAGACTATGCAAGTGAATGTACTTTGAGTGAGCAGTACTTTTCAATTGACCAAAGAGGTCAACACTGTTAGAACACAGTACATGTAGTAGAGTGCCAAGACCATACTGCTGGAACATACcgaacagacagacaggcagcatcacagagagagagcaggaaaaGTAACTCACCGAGTCTGTCCACAGCATAAACAATAGTGGAGCCGCTGCCCACTCCTACAGCCTGGTTGTTCTGTGGATTCATAACAAATTAAATCAAGTATTAACACACTACTGGGGCTGACTCTTGACCTGGGCTCAACTTTCTACATAGCTAATCCCATTTTAATAGTAACATTGATCTTGCTTTTGAGGTAATGTGACTACAGTCTATTAAAATGAACCTGAGGAATTATAGCTTGTTAAAACATTGGCAGCATTCAGTACAGAACCTCAATATGAGCTGATCTTGAGGTGTGTTTCTATGAAAATATGAAGGGAGGATGAagattttgcattattattcaactttttttttttttttacatgcttTAATTTTATAAATAGGATTCTACCAAGTGTCCTCTTCCACTCTGAAAATTATTTAAAGCAATCTGTAATTTCTCACAGAAGTGTCAATATCTCTATTTTAGATTTGATCGCTTCAAAAAGGTCAGGTGGGAAACATCACCAGTATAAACCGTTCCCATGGAAAATGGCAGTGGAAAATACCAGTTTAATAGACAGTAAGTAGAGAagtgaaaacatattttagagGATATACACATAGTGTTGTGCAATAACACTGTCTACAAGTGAAGATTCTGGGTTTGATACAAATCTCACTCAAACTGCATAGCTATGTATGCCTAATTCCCCATTCAAAAAGGAACTAATTTAATTAGTTATATTTCAAAACAGATGTTGCACCACCACTAAACAGCATTGCTGTATTGCTTTCAAGTAACATTGAGAAACATTTTTCTGTATGTGTTTTATCATGTTTATTATAGTATTAACCAGCTGGAAATTAATCACAGACTAATGAAATCAATAACGATATTTTGGGTACATTTTTACACATGTTCAAAAACCATAACAGTACAGTGCTTTAGGGATTGTCTCTGCCTGGACTTTTCACTTTAACCCATGTGGCCCCTCTGACTCAGTGGCCCTCTTCGCTGACGCTGCACACGCACTGACCCACGGGCCCTGGGAGTCAGTAACACACATCCCCGCAGCTACGAGCAGAATCTATTGcattatgtgtattattttattgaataagAAAACACAAAGCTCATTTACACAGTTCATTAGGCTGTACATCTGCGCCGCGCACACGCTTAAGAGCTCACTGTGCGTTTAACCGCTCAATTATCCTAGTAACAGAACAAAGTGGCTTAAGGATGCTATTTAAGACGGGAAAGTAATACTAGTTACGCGATCATACAATGCAAAGTGACCATCCTCAGAGAGCCGGGAAAAAGAGGAAGAAAACATCACAACTAACAAGCTGCACCCTGGCCACGCACTCGAGATGCACCAGAGCGCTACTTCATTGCGCAGTCGCAAGCGCCGCATGCTGTGGGGACAG contains:
- the rpia gene encoding ribose-5-phosphate isomerase, which gives rise to MRLQSGICVTLSAGYFGAAVRGRQGLSCVNRLGERHVFFGRRCSSGAAMAEEAKKRAGYAAVDNHVQNNQAVGVGSGSTIVYAVDRLAERVRQEKLNIVCVPTSFQARQLILQHGLTLTDLDRHPELDVAIDGADEVDSELNLIKGGGGCLTQEKVVAGCAKCFIVIADYRKDSKALGQQWKKGVPIEVIPMAYVPVARAIERRFGGAAELRMAVSKAGPVVTDNSNFILDWKFEKVQNWKEVNTAIKMIPGVVETGLFISMAERVYFGMEDGTVTTRDCPQH